One part of the Rhodospirillales bacterium RIFCSPLOWO2_02_FULL_58_16 genome encodes these proteins:
- a CDS encoding UDP-N-acetyl-D-mannosaminuronic acid dehydrogenase, whose translation METEKQAAASSGRSSVKPSFGKICVIGLGYVGLPTAAVFAGRGVQVLGVDVNEETVSLINRGKAHIVEPDLDIMVNSAVVTGKLRASVKIEPADAFIIAVPTPLREDNKPGLQYVREAALSLAPVLKKGDLVVIESTCPVGTTEAFSERLAELRPDLTFPHRSGNEADVQVAHSPERVLPGRVLLELVRNDRVIGGVSRRCSERTVELYRIAVEGKCLMTTARTAELVKLAENAYRDVNIAFANELSLVCDKLDIDVWEAVRLANHHPRVNVLNPGPGVGGHCIAVDPWFIVDSAHEETPLIRAARRVNDGKPRHIADKVLKAAQELKAPCIACLGLAYKADIDDLRESPAVEIVRMLGESGKGRMLVVEPHINALPDRLAGIAGIQLTDLDRALAAADIVVLLVDHNPFKGLDRERLHGKIVFDTRGVWR comes from the coding sequence ATGGAGACGGAAAAGCAAGCCGCCGCATCGTCAGGGAGATCATCCGTGAAACCTAGTTTTGGAAAAATATGCGTGATCGGCCTCGGCTATGTAGGGCTGCCGACGGCGGCGGTGTTCGCCGGTCGGGGAGTGCAGGTTCTCGGCGTTGATGTTAACGAGGAAACCGTATCCCTGATCAACCGGGGAAAGGCTCATATCGTCGAGCCTGACCTGGACATCATGGTCAACAGCGCGGTTGTCACCGGCAAGCTGCGGGCTTCCGTGAAGATCGAGCCGGCGGACGCCTTCATCATCGCCGTTCCCACCCCGTTGAGGGAAGACAACAAGCCCGGCCTGCAATATGTGCGCGAAGCCGCCTTGTCATTGGCGCCGGTTCTCAAGAAGGGCGATCTGGTCGTCATCGAGTCCACCTGTCCGGTGGGGACCACCGAGGCCTTCTCGGAACGGCTGGCCGAGCTGCGCCCGGACCTCACCTTTCCTCACCGCTCCGGGAATGAGGCGGATGTTCAAGTGGCTCACAGCCCGGAGCGCGTCCTGCCGGGGCGAGTGCTTCTCGAACTGGTCCGCAATGATCGGGTGATCGGCGGCGTGAGCAGACGCTGTTCCGAGCGGACGGTGGAGCTTTACCGCATCGCCGTCGAGGGGAAGTGCCTGATGACCACCGCCCGCACGGCGGAACTGGTCAAGCTGGCGGAGAACGCCTACCGCGACGTCAACATCGCCTTTGCCAACGAGTTGTCGCTGGTCTGTGACAAGCTGGACATAGATGTCTGGGAGGCGGTGCGTCTGGCCAACCATCATCCTCGGGTCAACGTGCTTAATCCCGGTCCCGGCGTCGGCGGCCATTGTATCGCCGTCGATCCCTGGTTTATCGTCGATTCCGCTCACGAGGAAACTCCCCTCATCCGGGCGGCGCGCCGCGTCAACGACGGCAAGCCCAGGCATATCGCCGACAAGGTGCTGAAAGCGGCGCAGGAATTAAAGGCGCCGTGCATCGCCTGTCTGGGGCTGGCCTACAAGGCCGATATCGACGACCTGCGGGAGAGTCCGGCGGTAGAGATCGTCCGGATGCTGGGCGAAAGCGGGAAAGGAAGGATGCTGGTCGTCGAGCCTCATATCAACGCCCTGCCCGACCGACTGGCGGGCATCGCCGGCATTCAACTGACGGACCTGGACAGGGCGCTGGCCGCCGCCGATATCGTCGTCCTGCTGGTCGATCATAATCCGTTCAAAGGCCTTGACCGGGAGCGCCTGCACGGCAAAATCGTCTTCGATACGCGCGGCGTGTGGCGGTAG
- a CDS encoding RNA degradosome polyphosphate kinase (catalyzes the reversible transfer of the terminal phosphate of ATP to form a long chain polyphosphate) produces MAPKTDNQLKKIGIASLADLVAPAGGAAWRKKRKDASDDKKSAKKKNRAAADMIAGAAPGPREPGLFLNREMTWLSFNYRVLNEAGDKRTPLLERIKFLAIAASNLDEFFMKRIGGLKQQIGAGVHDLSIDGRTPIQQIKECAEIIGDMRKQMHNLYLELIRDMEKRGIVIASYDKLSSGERETARAYYLKNIYPLVTPLAMDPAHPFPFISNLSLNLLVTLNYPDEPTVIMARIKVPVGGAVPRFLRVDESFRFVALEEVIANNLDLLFPDMEIASCELFRVTRNSNTEIDEEQAGDLMAMIETELRHRKFAPIVLMETEAGINPVHRGMLAAELGLDENTDVFETDVMIGMRDLFELASLVIPELHDSDHHPITNVKLQDNRNIFHIIRNNGPILLQHPYESFVTSVTRFIMEAGIDPKVQAIKMTLYRTSADTNIIEHLIKAARNGKQVAVVVELKARFDEAANIQWASRLEEVGIHVTYGVLGLKTHSKLVLVVRRDYNGLKRYAHIGTGNYHAGTARIYSDLGLLTADDEIGKDLTRLFNYLTTGCKPLQDYNKLLAAPKTMKKALLSKIEREISLHSRKMPGRIRLKTNALEDPDIVMALYRASQAGVKVELIVRDTCRLRPGIPGLSDNITVVSIVGRFLEHSRIYYFQNAGDEEYFIGSADLMSRNLESRVEVIVPVEGEEQRKDLKRIFDAQLKDKRAAWDMMPDGSYVQRRPEPGQRFESSQQTLIAAAEKRHHEANRLLKRKITTIARRAIT; encoded by the coding sequence ATGGCGCCTAAGACCGACAATCAATTAAAAAAAATCGGCATTGCCTCGCTGGCCGATCTGGTGGCGCCGGCGGGCGGCGCGGCATGGCGGAAAAAACGCAAGGACGCTTCGGACGACAAGAAGTCCGCTAAAAAGAAGAACAGGGCCGCCGCTGATATGATCGCCGGGGCGGCCCCCGGCCCCAGGGAACCGGGGCTTTTTCTTAACCGTGAAATGACCTGGTTAAGCTTTAATTATCGCGTCCTCAATGAGGCCGGGGACAAGCGCACGCCGTTGCTGGAGCGGATCAAGTTCCTGGCCATCGCCGCTTCCAATCTGGACGAGTTCTTTATGAAGCGCATCGGCGGCCTCAAGCAGCAGATCGGCGCCGGCGTTCACGATCTGTCAATCGACGGCCGCACTCCGATCCAGCAGATCAAGGAATGCGCTGAAATTATCGGCGACATGCGCAAGCAGATGCATAATCTGTATCTGGAACTGATCAGGGATATGGAAAAGCGAGGCATCGTAATCGCCTCATATGATAAACTTTCGTCCGGCGAGCGCGAAACGGCGCGGGCATATTACCTGAAGAATATCTATCCGCTGGTCACCCCCCTGGCGATGGACCCGGCCCATCCGTTCCCGTTCATTTCCAACCTGTCTTTGAATCTGCTGGTGACCCTGAACTATCCCGACGAGCCGACGGTGATCATGGCGCGCATCAAAGTGCCTGTGGGCGGCGCCGTGCCGCGCTTTCTGCGCGTTGATGAGTCCTTCCGCTTCGTGGCGCTGGAAGAAGTCATCGCCAATAACCTTGATCTGCTGTTTCCCGATATGGAGATCGCCTCGTGCGAGCTGTTCCGGGTAACCCGCAACTCCAACACTGAAATCGACGAGGAACAGGCCGGCGACCTGATGGCGATGATCGAGACCGAACTGCGCCACCGCAAGTTTGCTCCCATCGTGTTGATGGAAACCGAGGCCGGCATTAATCCGGTGCATCGCGGCATGTTGGCGGCGGAGCTGGGCCTGGACGAGAATACCGACGTTTTCGAGACCGATGTCATGATCGGCATGCGCGACCTGTTCGAGTTGGCGTCTCTGGTAATTCCCGAACTTCACGATTCGGACCATCATCCTATCACCAACGTCAAACTTCAGGACAACCGCAACATCTTTCACATCATTCGCAATAACGGCCCGATCCTGTTGCAGCATCCTTACGAATCCTTCGTCACGTCGGTGACGCGCTTCATTATGGAAGCCGGCATCGACCCCAAGGTGCAGGCGATCAAGATGACGCTGTATCGCACCTCGGCCGACACCAACATCATCGAGCATTTGATCAAGGCGGCGCGCAACGGCAAGCAGGTGGCGGTGGTCGTCGAACTCAAGGCCCGCTTCGACGAGGCCGCCAACATCCAGTGGGCAAGCCGCCTTGAAGAGGTCGGCATCCATGTCACCTACGGCGTGCTGGGCCTCAAAACACATTCCAAGCTGGTGCTGGTGGTGCGCCGGGATTACAACGGCCTCAAGCGTTACGCCCATATCGGCACCGGCAACTATCACGCCGGCACGGCGCGCATCTATTCGGACCTCGGACTGCTTACCGCCGACGATGAGATCGGCAAGGACTTGACCCGGCTGTTCAACTATCTGACCACCGGCTGCAAGCCGCTACAGGACTACAACAAGCTGCTGGCGGCGCCGAAAACGATGAAAAAGGCGCTGTTGTCCAAGATCGAGCGTGAAATATCGCTGCACTCCAGGAAAATGCCGGGCCGCATCCGCCTGAAGACCAACGCGCTTGAGGACCCTGACATCGTCATGGCGCTATATCGCGCCTCGCAGGCCGGAGTGAAGGTCGAACTGATCGTGCGCGACACCTGCCGTTTGCGCCCCGGCATACCCGGACTGTCCGACAACATAACAGTGGTCAGCATCGTCGGTCGTTTTCTGGAACACTCCCGCATCTACTATTTCCAGAACGCCGGCGATGAAGAGTACTTCATCGGCTCCGCCGATCTGATGTCACGCAACCTGGAAAGCCGTGTCGAGGTCATCGTCCCGGTGGAGGGAGAGGAGCAGCGCAAAGACCTGAAACGTATTTTTGACGCCCAGCTTAAGGACAAGCGCGCCGCCTGGGACATGATGCC
- a CDS encoding UDP-N-acetylglucosamine 2-epimerase: MRILSVFGTRPEAIKMAPVVKALKEAPAIESRVCVTAQHRQMLDNALDLFDIRPDYDLDIMRDGQDLTHITGAVLSGMGSVLEDFKPHRVLVHGDTTTTFAASLAAFYKKIPVGHVEAGLRTGDIYAPFPEEMNRTLTDAIADMLFAPTEKARDNLLNAGIPSTRIFVTGNTVIDALLEATAILRDNDERRRESAARFPYLKDGRRLILVTGHRRENFGPGFERICAALARLAERDDVRIVYPVHLNPNVREPVERILGGRENIHLIDHLDYLPFVFLMESAYFIITDSGGIQEEAPSLGKPVLVMRDVTERPEAVEAGAARLVGTDVEVIVGESRRLLEDKDAYAAMSRVLNPYGDGKASRRIVREIIRET; the protein is encoded by the coding sequence ATGCGGATTTTAAGCGTTTTTGGAACGCGACCCGAAGCCATCAAGATGGCTCCGGTGGTCAAGGCATTGAAAGAAGCCCCGGCCATCGAGTCAAGAGTCTGCGTCACCGCCCAGCACCGGCAAATGCTGGACAACGCGCTCGACCTGTTTGATATCCGCCCCGACTACGATCTGGACATCATGCGCGACGGCCAGGACTTGACTCATATCACCGGCGCCGTGCTGTCGGGGATGGGGAGCGTTCTTGAGGACTTCAAGCCTCATCGGGTGCTGGTGCACGGCGACACCACCACCACCTTCGCCGCTTCATTGGCCGCCTTCTATAAGAAGATTCCGGTGGGGCATGTGGAGGCGGGGTTGCGCACCGGCGACATTTATGCGCCGTTCCCCGAGGAAATGAACCGCACCCTGACCGACGCCATCGCCGACATGCTGTTCGCGCCGACGGAAAAAGCCCGCGACAACCTGCTCAACGCCGGCATTCCGTCTACGCGCATCTTCGTCACCGGCAACACGGTGATCGACGCCCTGCTGGAAGCGACCGCCATATTGCGCGATAACGATGAGCGGCGGCGGGAATCGGCCGCCCGGTTTCCCTACCTGAAAGACGGGCGTCGCCTGATCCTGGTTACCGGACACAGACGCGAGAACTTCGGTCCCGGCTTCGAGCGCATTTGCGCCGCCCTGGCCCGCCTTGCCGAACGCGATGACGTCAGGATCGTCTATCCCGTCCATCTCAATCCGAATGTGCGCGAGCCGGTGGAGCGCATCCTCGGCGGCAGGGAAAATATCCATCTGATCGATCATCTTGACTATTTGCCGTTCGTGTTTCTTATGGAGAGCGCCTACTTTATCATCACTGATTCAGGCGGCATCCAGGAGGAAGCGCCTTCGCTGGGCAAGCCGGTTCTGGTCATGCGCGACGTTACCGAGCGCCCGGAGGCGGTTGAGGCCGGCGCCGCCAGACTGGTGGGGACGGATGTGGAAGTCATCGTCGGCGAAAGCCGGCGGCTGCTTGAAGATAAGGATGCCTATGCCGCCATGAGTCGCGTCCTTAACCCCTATGGAGACGGAAAAGCAAGCCGCCGCATCGTCAGGGAGATCATCCGTGAAACCTAG
- a CDS encoding chromosome partitioning protein ParA has protein sequence MLTVLVANTKGGCGKTTIATNLAGAFAVAGFETVLADCDRQKSSLGWVERRPGSMTDIKSVDWTQEITPLPAKTQRLIIDAPAALKRKQVEELVHMADMVVVPVLPSVFDENTTRKFLGLLDKLKPVRKGKRAVAVVGNRMRPRTRSAERLDDFLAGIDQRAVAALRDSQSYGAAAMYGLSLFDMEDRRALNFLQDWRVLLSFIDETTANKDS, from the coding sequence ATGCTGACCGTACTCGTCGCCAATACCAAGGGCGGCTGCGGCAAGACCACCATCGCCACCAATCTGGCCGGAGCCTTCGCCGTCGCCGGGTTCGAGACGGTGCTGGCCGATTGCGACCGCCAGAAATCGAGCCTGGGTTGGGTGGAGCGCCGCCCCGGCTCCATGACGGATATTAAATCCGTTGATTGGACGCAGGAGATCACGCCCCTTCCGGCGAAAACCCAAAGGCTGATCATTGACGCGCCGGCGGCGCTGAAACGCAAGCAGGTGGAAGAACTGGTCCACATGGCCGACATGGTGGTGGTGCCGGTGTTGCCCTCGGTGTTTGATGAGAACACGACCCGCAAGTTCCTCGGCCTTCTCGACAAACTGAAGCCTGTGCGTAAGGGCAAAAGGGCGGTGGCGGTGGTCGGCAACCGCATGCGCCCGCGCACCAGGTCGGCGGAACGGCTGGACGATTTTCTCGCCGGCATCGATCAACGGGCCGTCGCCGCCCTGCGCGACAGCCAATCCTACGGCGCCGCCGCCATGTACGGCTTGAGCCTGTTTGACATGGAAGACCGGCGGGCGTTGAATTTTCTCCAGGATTGGCGGGTGCTGCTTTCCTTTATTGACGAAACTACCGCTAACAAAGATAGTTAA
- a CDS encoding excinuclease ABC subunit A, translating into MKNITVSGAREHNLQNITVEIPRDALTVITGLSGSGKSSLAFDTIYAEGQRRYVESLSAYARQFLELMQKPDVDSIEGLSPAISIEQKTTSRNPRSTVATVTEIYDYMRLLFARVGVPHSPATGLAIESQTVSQMVDRVMEMKEGTRLYLLAPIVRSRKGEYKKELQDLSKRGFQRVKIDGEMYDIEDAPPLNKKTKHDIEVVVDRLVVRDGLESRLADSFETALGLSDGLAFTEDADGGGRTIFSAKFACPVSGFTIDEIEPRLFSFNSPFGACPACDGLGTEMYFDRELVVPDDRLSLKQGAVAPWANSTSPYYAQTLESLAAQFGFDLTAPFSKLPESAVNIILFGSGEEAVTMNYSDGRGGYDVNKPFEGVIPNMERRWSETDSSWVRDELSKFQTVTICDACSGRRLKPEALAVKIAGLDISEAAAMSIDKAAQWFLGLDRALTAKQRKIAAMILREVNARLGFLMNVGLEYLTLSRASSTLSGGENQRIRLASQIGSGLTGVLYVLDEPSIGLHQRDNQRLLTTLVRLRDLGNTVIVVEHDADAIAGADYLIDMGPGAGIHGGRVVASGTPEQVMESPESITGQYLTGVRKIPIPGKRRKGRSGHKLTVAGAKANNLTNITVDFPLGVFTCITGVSGGGKSTLVIETLYKAVARRLHGARLHPGEHERIDGLELIDKVVDIDQSPIGRTPRSNPATYTGAFTPIREWFAGLPEAKARGYNPGRFSFNVKGGRCEACQGDGLIKIEMHFLPDVYVRCDVCKGRRYNRETLEIRFRNKSIADVLDMTIEEAHAFFKAVPSIRDKMETLERVGLDYIHLGQQATTLSGGEAQRVKLAKELSRRATGKTLYILDEPTTGLHFADVEKLLEVLHALVETGNTVIVIEHNLEVIKTADWVIDLGPEGGNGGGKVVAKGTPEDIAKAKGSYTGQYLKKYLKK; encoded by the coding sequence ATGAAAAACATCACGGTTTCGGGCGCCCGCGAGCATAATCTGCAAAACATCACCGTGGAGATTCCCCGCGACGCCCTGACCGTGATCACCGGCCTTTCCGGGTCGGGCAAGTCGTCGCTGGCGTTTGACACTATCTACGCCGAGGGGCAGCGCCGTTACGTCGAGTCCCTGTCCGCCTACGCCCGCCAGTTTCTGGAACTGATGCAAAAGCCCGATGTCGATTCCATCGAGGGCCTAAGCCCGGCCATTTCCATCGAGCAGAAGACGACATCGAGGAATCCCCGCTCGACCGTCGCCACCGTCACTGAAATCTATGACTACATGCGGCTTTTGTTCGCCCGCGTCGGCGTTCCCCATTCGCCGGCGACCGGCCTTGCCATCGAAAGCCAGACGGTGTCCCAGATGGTGGACCGGGTGATGGAGATGAAGGAGGGAACCAGACTTTACCTGTTGGCCCCCATCGTCCGCAGCCGCAAGGGCGAGTACAAAAAAGAGCTTCAAGACCTGTCCAAGCGAGGCTTTCAGCGAGTCAAGATAGACGGAGAAATGTACGATATCGAGGACGCGCCCCCCCTCAATAAAAAAACAAAGCATGACATTGAGGTGGTGGTCGATCGTCTGGTTGTCCGCGACGGCCTGGAGAGCCGCCTTGCCGACAGCTTTGAGACGGCGCTGGGTTTAAGCGACGGCCTGGCCTTTACCGAGGATGCCGACGGCGGCGGGCGCACCATCTTTTCCGCCAAGTTCGCCTGTCCGGTCTCCGGCTTCACCATTGATGAGATCGAGCCGCGATTATTTTCTTTCAATAGTCCGTTCGGGGCCTGTCCCGCCTGCGATGGTCTCGGCACCGAGATGTATTTTGATCGTGAACTGGTGGTTCCCGACGACCGCTTGTCTCTTAAGCAGGGAGCGGTGGCGCCGTGGGCCAACTCAACCTCTCCGTACTACGCCCAGACGCTGGAAAGTCTGGCCGCGCAGTTCGGTTTTGATCTGACGGCGCCGTTCAGCAAACTTCCCGAATCGGCGGTCAACATCATCCTCTTCGGCTCCGGCGAAGAGGCGGTGACCATGAACTACAGCGACGGTCGCGGCGGCTATGACGTCAACAAGCCCTTCGAGGGGGTGATTCCCAATATGGAGCGGCGCTGGAGCGAGACCGACTCGTCATGGGTGCGCGACGAATTAAGCAAATTCCAGACGGTCACCATATGCGATGCCTGCTCCGGCCGGCGGCTCAAACCGGAAGCCCTGGCGGTCAAGATCGCCGGCCTCGACATCTCCGAAGCGGCGGCCATGTCCATCGACAAAGCGGCGCAATGGTTTCTCGGCCTGGACCGGGCGCTGACGGCCAAGCAGCGCAAGATCGCCGCCATGATCCTGCGCGAGGTCAACGCGAGGCTGGGCTTTTTGATGAATGTCGGGCTGGAATACCTGACTCTGTCCAGGGCCTCGTCGACTCTGTCGGGAGGCGAGAATCAACGCATTCGTCTGGCCTCGCAGATCGGCTCGGGGCTGACCGGGGTGCTTTATGTGCTGGACGAGCCGTCTATCGGCCTCCACCAGCGCGACAACCAACGTCTGCTGACCACCCTGGTCAGGCTGCGCGATCTGGGCAACACCGTCATCGTCGTCGAACACGACGCCGACGCCATTGCCGGCGCCGATTATCTCATCGACATGGGGCCGGGGGCCGGCATCCACGGCGGACGGGTGGTCGCCTCGGGCACGCCCGAACAGGTCATGGAATCGCCGGAAAGCATTACCGGCCAATATCTGACCGGCGTCCGCAAAATTCCGATTCCGGGCAAGCGCCGCAAAGGACGCAGCGGCCACAAACTGACGGTGGCCGGGGCCAAAGCCAACAACCTGACCAACATCACCGTCGATTTCCCGCTCGGCGTCTTTACCTGCATTACCGGCGTCTCCGGCGGCGGCAAGTCAACGCTGGTCATCGAGACCTTGTACAAGGCGGTGGCGCGGCGTCTGCACGGCGCCCGTCTGCATCCCGGCGAACATGAACGCATCGACGGGCTGGAACTGATCGACAAGGTGGTGGACATCGACCAGTCGCCCATCGGGCGCACGCCGCGCTCTAACCCGGCCACCTACACCGGCGCCTTTACCCCTATCCGCGAATGGTTCGCCGGACTGCCCGAGGCCAAGGCTCGCGGTTATAATCCGGGACGCTTTTCGTTCAACGTCAAGGGCGGGCGCTGCGAGGCCTGCCAGGGCGACGGCCTGATCAAGATCGAGATGCACTTCCTGCCCGACGTTTATGTCCGGTGCGACGTCTGCAAGGGCCGGCGCTATAACCGCGAGACCCTGGAAATCCGCTTCAGGAATAAATCAATCGCCGATGTTCTCGACATGACGATTGAAGAAGCTCACGCTTTCTTCAAGGCGGTGCCTTCGATTCGCGACAAGATGGAAACCCTGGAAAGGGTCGGCCTGGACTATATCCATCTCGGCCAACAGGCGACGACCCTGTCGGGCGGCGAGGCCCAGCGGGTAAAACTGGCCAAGGAACTGTCCCGACGGGCCACCGGCAAGACTCTCTATATCCTTGATGAGCCTACCACCGGCCTCCACTTCGCCGATGTCGAAAAACTTCTTGAAGTTCTTCATGCCCTGGTCGAGACCGGCAACACGGTGATCGTCATCGAACATAACCTGGAGGTGATAAAAACCGCCGACTGGGTCATCGACCTCGGTCCCGAAGGCGGCAACGGCGGCGGCAAGGTGGTGGCCAAGGGAACGCCGGAGGACATCGCCAAGGCAAAGGGAAGCTACACCGGACAGTACCTGAAAAAATATTTGAAGAAGTGA
- a CDS encoding single-stranded DNA-binding protein, whose translation MAGSVNKVILVGNLGRDPEVRFSQSGDKIVNFSIATSENWKDKNTGERREKTEWHRVVIFNSRLAEVAEKYLRKGSKVYVEGALQTRKWTGKDGVEKDTTEVVLQNFRGELTMLDAKGGGHGGGSSGGGHAGDDSGGAEPGYGAPGPGPGSSRGGGGGPGGDLDDEIPF comes from the coding sequence ATGGCAGGCAGCGTCAACAAAGTAATTCTGGTCGGCAACCTGGGACGTGATCCGGAGGTTCGTTTCTCCCAGTCCGGGGACAAGATCGTCAACTTCTCCATCGCCACCTCGGAAAACTGGAAAGACAAGAACACCGGGGAGCGCCGGGAAAAGACCGAATGGCACCGCGTCGTGATCTTTAACAGCCGCCTCGCCGAGGTGGCGGAAAAGTATCTTCGCAAGGGTTCCAAAGTCTACGTCGAAGGGGCGCTGCAAACCCGTAAGTGGACCGGCAAGGACGGCGTTGAAAAGGATACGACGGAAGTAGTATTGCAGAATTTTCGCGGCGAATTGACCATGCTTGACGCCAAGGGCGGCGGCCATGGCGGTGGAAGTAGCGGCGGAGGCCATGCCGGCGATGATTCCGGCGGGGCGGAGCCGGGCTACGGCGCTCCCGGACCCGGACCCGGTTCGTCCCGTGGCGGTGGCGGCGGGCCGGGGGGTGACCTGGACGACGAAATACCTTTTTAG
- a CDS encoding ribonuclease D, producing the protein MPMITDTATLEGFCRRLSRSPYITVDTEFMREKTFWPILCLVQVAGPDEGRVIDALAEGIDLAPLFALLADHSILKVFHAARQDLEIFQKLTGRLPEPLFDTQVAAMVCGFGDSVGYEALISTLTDNRVDKSSRFTDWSLRPLSERQISYALEDVTFLREAYEKLHDKLEANSRAAWLEEEMTVLMTHATYEPDPREAFRRIKAGNANGRCLAVLREVCAWREEEARRRDQPRNHIMRDEALLEIAHHTPATADELARTRGLGRRLADGPAGQAILAAVKRGLAVPRDEQPEIQTRRELPRGIGPVSELLKVLLKMKCDESGVAQKLLASVADIELIAAFGEDADVKALHGWRRQVFGDDALKLRAGKTALAIKGNRLELVDRK; encoded by the coding sequence ATGCCGATGATTACCGACACCGCGACGTTGGAGGGGTTTTGCCGACGCCTTTCCCGGTCCCCCTACATCACCGTCGACACCGAGTTCATGCGCGAAAAGACTTTCTGGCCCATCCTGTGTCTGGTGCAGGTGGCCGGACCTGATGAAGGCCGCGTCATCGACGCCCTGGCCGAAGGCATTGATCTCGCGCCTTTGTTCGCTCTGCTGGCCGACCACTCCATTCTCAAGGTATTCCATGCGGCGCGCCAGGACCTGGAGATTTTCCAAAAGCTGACCGGACGGTTGCCGGAGCCGCTTTTTGATACGCAAGTGGCGGCGATGGTTTGCGGGTTCGGCGATTCCGTCGGCTACGAGGCGCTGATCTCCACGCTGACCGATAACCGGGTCGATAAGTCTTCGCGCTTTACCGATTGGTCGCTGCGCCCGTTGAGCGAGCGCCAGATCAGTTACGCCCTGGAGGACGTCACTTTTCTGCGTGAGGCCTACGAAAAACTGCATGACAAGCTGGAGGCCAACAGTCGCGCCGCCTGGCTGGAAGAGGAAATGACGGTATTGATGACTCACGCCACTTACGAACCGGACCCCAGAGAAGCTTTCCGCCGCATCAAGGCCGGCAACGCCAACGGACGCTGTCTGGCGGTGCTGCGCGAAGTCTGCGCCTGGCGCGAAGAGGAAGCGCGTCGCCGCGACCAGCCCCGCAACCATATCATGCGTGACGAAGCCCTGCTGGAAATAGCCCACCACACCCCGGCGACCGCCGACGAACTGGCGCGCACCAGAGGGCTGGGCCGCCGCCTCGCCGATGGTCCGGCGGGACAGGCCATCCTTGCCGCAGTGAAGCGCGGCCTTGCCGTTCCCAGAGATGAACAACCGGAAATCCAGACCAGGCGCGAATTGCCGCGCGGCATCGGCCCGGTCTCGGAACTGCTTAAGGTGCTGCTTAAAATGAAATGCGATGAGTCCGGCGTCGCCCAGAAACTGCTGGCCTCGGTCGCCGATATCGAGTTGATCGCCGCCTTCGGCGAAGACGCCGACGTGAAGGCCCTGCACGGCTGGCGCCGCCAGGTCTTCGGCGATGACGCGCTTAAACTCAGAGCCGGCAAGACCGCCTTGGCGATCAAAGGCAACCGCCTGGAATTGGTGGACAGGAAATAG